One region of Candidatus Electrothrix rattekaaiensis genomic DNA includes:
- a CDS encoding calcium-binding protein encodes MNFQLNDSVVVKAGVKDPDTGMDLGGWQGRIAEIEEDNLLCINWDSLTLKNIPDSYITTCEEEGFGWNQYYTYATDVEKTEPRDTEDDVDEMIGIIEDKHAWDHLGKEGVAISEVLQDIPSDDEEAALAAWDKHLRQVLTFPFEAEIKDFQERGPLRTGDILTVENIDPYVDDVRGIFVNVKKKQSRYEFPLADIEAVDTKGSNFQPLRNYAIWFANH; translated from the coding sequence ATGAATTTCCAACTCAATGATTCCGTTGTGGTAAAAGCAGGCGTTAAAGATCCGGACACTGGCATGGATCTCGGCGGGTGGCAAGGCAGGATTGCGGAAATCGAGGAAGATAATCTTCTTTGTATCAACTGGGATAGCCTGACCTTAAAAAACATCCCTGACTCCTATATAACAACCTGTGAGGAGGAAGGATTCGGTTGGAACCAATATTATACCTATGCCACTGATGTTGAAAAAACAGAACCTCGTGATACGGAAGATGACGTTGATGAAATGATCGGCATTATTGAAGACAAACACGCTTGGGATCATTTGGGAAAAGAGGGCGTAGCTATCAGCGAAGTATTACAAGACATTCCCTCTGATGATGAGGAAGCCGCCCTTGCAGCTTGGGACAAACACCTGCGTCAGGTTTTAACCTTTCCCTTTGAAGCCGAAATCAAAGACTTTCAGGAAAGAGGCCCGCTACGAACAGGCGATATACTGACTGTAGAAAACATTGATCCATATGTTGATGATGTACGGGGCATTTTTGTCAACGTGAAAAAGAAGCAATCAAGGTATGAGTTCCCTTTGGCCGATATTGAGGCAGTGGATACAAAAGGATCGAATTTTCAGCCGTTAAGAAATTACGCCATCTGGTTTGCGAATCATTGA